The window CTGGCTCGCCGACCGGGAGATCGAATCCGACGCGAGCCGGTCCTGGATCTCCTATCAGCCGCTGGGCGTGATCTTCGCGGTGATGCCGTGGAACTTCCCGTTCTGGCAGGTGCTGCGGTTCGCCTGCGCGGCCCTGTCGGCCGGTAACGCCGCCCTGCTCAAACACAGTCCCGACGTCACCGGCTGCGCGCTCGCGATCGAGGCCCTGTTCACCGACGCCGGCGCACCGGCCGGACTGTTCCGGTCGCTGGTCGTCGAAGCCGACCGGGTGCCGGCGGTGTCGGCGCGGATCGTCGCCGACCCGCGCATCGCCGCGGTCACCCTGACCGGCAGCGAACGCGCCGGAGCCGCGATCGCCCAGGCCGCCGGGGCCGCGCTGAAGAAGACCGTCCTGGAACTCGGCGGCTCCGACCCGTTCGTCGTGCTCGCCGACGCCGATGTCGCCGCGGCGGCTGCGGCGGCCGCCCGCTCCCGGTTCGGCAACGCCGGGCAGAGCTGCGTGTCGGCCAAACGGTTCATCGTGGTCGACACGGTCGCCGACGAGTTCGTGGCCGCGCTGCTCGCCGAGGTGCCGCAGATCGGACCGCTGGCCCGGGCGGATCTGCGCGACACCGTGGTCCGGCAGATCGAGCAGAGTGTGGCGGCCGGGGCCCGGCTGCTCACCGGCGGCACGCCCGTCGACGGGCCCGGCTACTACCTGTCGCCGGCCGTCCTCGACCACGTCGTGCCGGGCATGGCGGTCTTCACCGAGGAGACCTTCGGACCGGCCGCGGCCGTGATCCGGGCCCGCGACGACGACCACGCCGTCGAGCTGGCCAACGACACCGACTTCGGTCTCGGCTGCTCGGTCTGGGGCACACCCGACCACGCGCTGGCGGTCGGCCGGCGGATCCGGTCCGGGGCACTGTTCGTCAACGCGCCCGTCGCCTCCGACCCGCGACTGCCGTTCGGGGGAGTGGGCCGCTCCGGCTACGGCCGCGAACTGTCGGCCGAAGGGGTCCGCGAATTCACCAACATCCGCACGGTGGTGATCGCATGAGACTCGATCACGTCGGTCTCACCGTCGGCGATCTCTGCTCGCTGCGGGACTGGTACCGCGATGCCCTGGAACTGACCGTCGAGTTCTCCTTCGAGATCGCCGAACACGACTTCAAAGGCGTCATGCTGCGCGGTGACGGATACCGGATCGAGCTGCTCGAACGCGCCGGCTCCACCGGTCGCCCGTCCCCGGCGAACCCCATCGAAGCCGCCCTGGTCCGCGGGTTCGGGCACATCGCCCTGGACGTCGCGGATGTCGATTCCGCGTACCGGAGACTGATCGAAGTGGGGGCGACCGACCGGATGTCGCCGCGCCCGTCGCCGGAACCCGGCGTCCGGATGGCCTATGTCGCCGACCCGGAGGGAAACCTGATCGAACTGCTGGACCGGACGGCCACCCGATGAGGCTCGCCGGCAAGATCGCCCTGATCACCGGCGTCGGCGGCGGCATCGGCGCCGCCGCCGCGGCCCGCTTCGTGGCCGAAGGCGCCCGCGTCGTCGGCTGCGATCTCGACACCGTCGGCGCCAAACGCACGGCGAAGACGATCGGCGACATCACCGTGATGGGCGGCGTCGACCTCGGCGACCCGGACCAGGCCAAGGCATGGGTCGACGAGGCGGTGGCCGTGCACGGCGGCATCGACATCCTCTACAACAACGCCTCCACCCAGCGATTCGGCCCGCTCGACGAACTCAGCACCGCCGACTGGGACTTCACCATGCGCAACGAGCTCGACCTCGTCTACTACAC of the Actinoplanes sichuanensis genome contains:
- a CDS encoding aldehyde dehydrogenase family protein; the encoded protein is MIVTRNPATGAELHRYPTHDDDAISHIVAETAAAARDWAAVGLDERLALLRAVGKLLTERRDEYATLITAEMGKPVAEALAEIDKCAWNCRVVADLAPDWLADREIESDASRSWISYQPLGVIFAVMPWNFPFWQVLRFACAALSAGNAALLKHSPDVTGCALAIEALFTDAGAPAGLFRSLVVEADRVPAVSARIVADPRIAAVTLTGSERAGAAIAQAAGAALKKTVLELGGSDPFVVLADADVAAAAAAAARSRFGNAGQSCVSAKRFIVVDTVADEFVAALLAEVPQIGPLARADLRDTVVRQIEQSVAAGARLLTGGTPVDGPGYYLSPAVLDHVVPGMAVFTEETFGPAAAVIRARDDDHAVELANDTDFGLGCSVWGTPDHALAVGRRIRSGALFVNAPVASDPRLPFGGVGRSGYGRELSAEGVREFTNIRTVVIA
- a CDS encoding VOC family protein, coding for MRLDHVGLTVGDLCSLRDWYRDALELTVEFSFEIAEHDFKGVMLRGDGYRIELLERAGSTGRPSPANPIEAALVRGFGHIALDVADVDSAYRRLIEVGATDRMSPRPSPEPGVRMAYVADPEGNLIELLDRTATR